Proteins found in one Paraburkholderia caballeronis genomic segment:
- the guaA gene encoding glutamine-hydrolyzing GMP synthase → MHDKILILDFGSQVTQLIARRVREAHVYSEIHPYDVDDAFVRDFAPKGIILSGGPSSVTETDTPRAPQAVFELGVPVLGICYGMQTMAEQLGGKVDGGHLREFGYAEVRARNHTSFLEGIEDFRTPEGHGMLKVWMSHGDKVIEMPEGFKLMASTESCPIAAMADDARHFYGLQWHPEVTHTVQGRAMLERFVLGICGAKADWEMGHYIDEAVENIRRQVGSEHVILGLSGGVDSSVAAALLHRAIGDQLTCVFVDHGLLRLNEAEQVMATFADHLGVKVIHVDASEAFLSKLAGVTDPEAKRKIIGAEFVEVFQAEAAKLTDAKWLAQGTIYPDVIESAGKGKKAAQTIKSHHNVGGLPETLNLKLLEPLRELFKDEVRELGVKLGLPHEMVYRHPFPGPGLGVRILGEVKREFADLLRRADAIFIETLRNTIDKETGKSWYDLTSQAFAVFLPVKSVGVMGDGRTYEYVVALRAVQTLDFMTAHWAHLPHELLGQVSNRIINEVRGINRVVYDISGKPPATIEWE, encoded by the coding sequence ATGCACGACAAGATCCTCATCCTCGATTTCGGCTCGCAAGTCACCCAGTTGATCGCGCGCCGCGTGCGCGAGGCGCACGTGTACTCGGAAATCCATCCGTACGACGTCGACGACGCGTTCGTCCGCGACTTCGCGCCGAAGGGCATCATCCTGTCTGGCGGCCCGAGTTCCGTCACCGAGACCGATACGCCGCGCGCGCCGCAGGCCGTGTTCGAACTCGGCGTGCCGGTGCTCGGCATTTGCTACGGGATGCAGACGATGGCCGAGCAGCTCGGCGGCAAGGTCGACGGCGGTCATCTGCGCGAGTTCGGTTACGCGGAAGTGCGCGCGCGCAACCATACGAGTTTCCTCGAAGGCATCGAGGACTTCCGCACGCCGGAAGGCCACGGGATGCTGAAGGTGTGGATGAGCCACGGCGACAAGGTCATTGAGATGCCGGAAGGCTTCAAGCTGATGGCGTCGACCGAGTCGTGCCCGATCGCCGCGATGGCGGACGACGCGCGTCATTTCTACGGCCTGCAATGGCACCCGGAAGTCACGCATACCGTGCAGGGCCGCGCGATGCTCGAACGCTTCGTGCTCGGCATCTGCGGCGCGAAGGCCGACTGGGAGATGGGCCACTACATCGACGAGGCCGTCGAGAACATCCGTCGCCAGGTCGGCAGCGAGCACGTGATTCTCGGACTGTCAGGCGGCGTCGATTCGTCGGTCGCGGCCGCGCTGCTGCATCGCGCGATCGGCGATCAACTGACCTGCGTATTCGTCGATCACGGGCTGCTGCGCCTGAACGAAGCCGAGCAGGTGATGGCGACGTTCGCCGACCATCTCGGCGTGAAAGTGATTCACGTCGACGCGAGCGAGGCGTTCCTGTCGAAGCTCGCGGGCGTCACCGATCCGGAGGCGAAGCGCAAGATCATCGGCGCGGAATTCGTCGAGGTGTTCCAGGCCGAGGCCGCGAAGCTGACCGATGCGAAGTGGCTTGCGCAGGGGACGATCTATCCGGACGTGATCGAATCGGCGGGCAAGGGCAAGAAGGCCGCGCAGACGATCAAGAGCCATCACAACGTCGGCGGTTTGCCGGAGACGCTGAACCTGAAGCTGCTGGAGCCGCTGCGCGAGCTGTTCAAGGACGAGGTGCGCGAACTGGGCGTGAAACTCGGGCTGCCGCACGAGATGGTGTATCGCCATCCGTTCCCGGGGCCGGGCCTCGGCGTGCGGATTCTCGGCGAGGTGAAGCGCGAGTTCGCGGACCTGCTGCGTCGCGCGGATGCGATTTTCATCGAGACGCTGCGCAACACGATCGACAAGGAGACCGGCAAGTCGTGGTACGACCTGACGAGCCAGGCGTTCGCGGTGTTCCTGCCGGTAAAGAGCGTGGGGGTGATGGGGGATGGGCGGACTTATGAATATGTGGTTGCGCTGCGCGCGGTGCAGACGCTCGATTTCATGACCGCGCATTGGGCGCATCTGCCGCATGAACTGCTTGGGCAAGTGTCGAACCGGATTATTAACGAAGTGCGTGGGATTAATCGCGTCGTTTATGACATCTCGGGGAAGCCGCCGGCGACGATTGAGTGGGAGTGA
- a CDS encoding IS3 family transposase (programmed frameshift), with product MKKRHTDEQIIRILREAESREEAVKDLCKRHNITEQTFYRWRNRFGGMDVAEARRLKELESENDRLKRLIAEQLLVIDGLKEFSPKKMSTPTGRREALEVLTRRGLSQRKACRYLGLSRRVPAYTPRQPEKDRLLEEQLIAASQEVPRFGYRRISAWLSLGESRVRRMWRALKLNIPKRRPRRRRCGSDIRLPGATKPNSVWSYDFVHDQLVDGRVLKMLCVIDEYTRECLAIEVGASLRSQDVILVLSRLMRLYGKPAFIRSDNGAEFTAARVMRWLRDASIGPAFITPGSPWQNGFVESFNGKLRDELLNREWFRSRAEAKMLIEQWRQFYNERRPHSAHRYQPPATVRRAWLESDNIDMRLTA from the exons ATGAAGAAGCGCCACACCGACGAACAGATCATCCGCATCCTGCGGGAAGCCGAGAGCCGCGAGGAGGCGGTGAAGGATCTGTGCAAACGGCACAACATCACGGAACAGACGTTCTACCGCTGGCGAAACAGGTTCGGCGGCATGGATGTCGCTGAAGCCCGGCGTCTCAAAGAGCTTGAATCGGAAAACGATCGGCTCAAGCGCCTGATTGCCGAGCAACTGCTGGTGATCGACGGGCTGAAGGAGTTCAGCC CGAAAAAAATGAGCACCCCGACGGGCCGGCGCGAAGCGCTGGAAGTCCTGACCCGCCGGGGGCTGTCACAACGCAAGGCATGTCGTTACCTGGGGCTGAGTCGCCGGGTGCCGGCCTATACGCCCAGACAGCCGGAGAAGGACCGGCTTCTGGAGGAGCAGTTGATCGCGGCGTCCCAGGAAGTGCCGCGCTTTGGGTATCGCCGTATCTCGGCGTGGCTGTCGCTGGGCGAATCGCGCGTGCGCCGGATGTGGCGTGCGCTGAAGCTGAACATCCCGAAGCGGCGGCCGCGCCGGCGGCGCTGCGGCAGCGATATCCGCCTGCCTGGCGCGACAAAGCCCAATTCGGTCTGGAGTTACGACTTCGTCCACGATCAACTGGTCGACGGCCGTGTCTTGAAAATGCTGTGCGTGATCGACGAGTACACCCGGGAATGCCTGGCAATCGAGGTCGGTGCCAGCCTGCGTTCGCAGGACGTGATTCTGGTGCTGTCGAGGCTGATGCGGCTGTATGGCAAGCCGGCATTCATCCGGTCGGACAACGGCGCGGAATTTACCGCCGCGCGGGTCATGCGCTGGCTGCGTGACGCCTCGATTGGCCCGGCCTTCATCACGCCGGGCAGCCCCTGGCAGAATGGCTTCGTCGAAAGCTTCAACGGCAAACTGCGTGACGAACTGCTGAATCGCGAATGGTTCCGCAGCCGCGCCGAGGCCAAAATGCTCATCGAGCAATGGCGCCAGTTCTACAACGAGAGGCGGCCGCATAGTGCCCATCGTTACCAACCTCCGGCCACGGTCCGTCGAGCCTGGCTGGAGTCCGATAATATCGACATGCGACTCACTGCCTGA
- a CDS encoding Wadjet anti-phage system protein JetD domain-containing protein has product MSEFLEALLSSPRKRVPLDELRRHYFSLYPDVQNSPDRGVMLLRALKELEADGAISLPAARSWEQTGSPALPLWITLKSSPRPKVSVNHADVTWAPELGFWPELRPSQLSALRPINDFLLRRRGAFSSVPIKERSLEIFGDEKRLDSMSAEDFLFGGRLPLSVIGCFRVPQPLPYRKVDAPGKSVLVVENHNTYWSFAEWNETARRYTAVIYGGGENFRLTGRALHQAMQETGASSAEYFGDLDPKGLSIPVDFNRSVEPGYPTVSAALPLYRWLLANGVRREKPECATYAAGLAAAWLGAELATKLEAIWSAGTWLPQEALGTEQLHAGAINIKAGSTGDLDGEPTP; this is encoded by the coding sequence TTGAGCGAGTTTCTTGAAGCGCTGCTGTCGTCGCCGCGCAAGCGTGTGCCGCTCGACGAACTGCGTCGACACTACTTCTCGCTGTACCCAGATGTCCAGAACAGCCCAGACCGCGGTGTGATGCTACTGAGGGCGCTGAAAGAGCTGGAAGCTGACGGCGCCATCTCACTACCTGCTGCCAGAAGTTGGGAACAGACCGGCTCGCCCGCTCTTCCACTTTGGATCACATTGAAGAGCTCGCCTCGCCCCAAGGTTTCTGTAAACCATGCCGACGTGACCTGGGCCCCGGAGCTAGGGTTCTGGCCGGAGTTGAGGCCATCGCAGTTGTCAGCGCTACGGCCCATCAATGACTTCCTGCTCCGACGCCGAGGGGCTTTCTCCTCGGTTCCGATCAAGGAACGTTCCTTGGAAATCTTCGGCGACGAGAAGCGGCTCGACAGCATGTCTGCCGAGGACTTTCTCTTTGGCGGTCGGCTTCCACTCTCCGTCATCGGTTGCTTCCGGGTACCCCAGCCGCTGCCCTATCGCAAGGTTGATGCGCCTGGAAAATCCGTGCTCGTTGTCGAAAACCACAACACGTACTGGAGCTTCGCCGAATGGAACGAGACCGCGCGACGATACACGGCGGTCATCTATGGCGGAGGTGAAAACTTCAGGCTCACTGGGCGAGCGTTGCACCAAGCGATGCAGGAAACAGGAGCTTCTTCAGCGGAATACTTCGGCGACCTGGACCCGAAGGGCTTATCGATTCCCGTGGACTTCAACCGCTCCGTCGAGCCAGGCTATCCGACCGTTTCTGCGGCACTCCCGTTGTACCGCTGGTTGCTTGCGAACGGCGTGCGGCGTGAAAAGCCAGAGTGTGCAACCTATGCAGCCGGACTGGCAGCTGCTTGGCTCGGCGCAGAGCTGGCCACAAAACTAGAAGCAATTTGGTCTGCTGGCACGTGGCTGCCTCAGGAGGCATTAGGCACTGAACAACTCCATGCTGGTGCCATAAACATCAAGGCTGGATCCACTGGCGATTTAGACGGCGAGCCAACGCCTTAA